A window of the Gemmatirosa kalamazoonensis genome harbors these coding sequences:
- a CDS encoding MGH1-like glycoside hydrolase domain-containing protein, with product MHAQVLDKRAQLARYDWLDNRDYDWFAERIPFFESPEPELDATYYYRWELLTKHLTYGDPRTGYTFTEFIDRPFWSGAYGAISCPLGHQFAEVRWLKDRRVIDDFARYWFETPGAQPRSYSNWYGDAMWGTFAVLGDTAFLHRVLPYMKRQYDGWVAERFDAAHGLFHWDGLHDGMERNINSRQTDDVDEGADGYRPTLNSYLFADARAISRASALFGDSATARLFAERAAAIKRRVQEELWDARRGFFLHQNAHDDRDGLRAKARTYDSGKYAGNPHGRELLGYVPWQFSLPDSGYERAWWFLMDTAYFAAPHGPTTAERHDPLFLVAPRCCHWSGNSWPYATAQTLDALANLLNDYHQSYVTKRDYATLLRTYARTQRKQGRPYVAEAANPDDGSWAGHDTFDHSEHYFHSSFVDLVVTGLVGLRPRADDTLEVNPLAPDEWLHFALDDVAYHGHRVSVLWDRDGSRYRRGRGLVLLVDGRVAGSRATLGRLSVPIAPPPPVPPPRPRVNVAVNNGRGAWPLVRATFSAPDAPPYALVDGTYRYTVSPPNRWTDSGSTRARESLVLDFGAERAIDEVTVYLLDDGAGSRVRAPARYDVETWTGERWVPAPVRERVPARPTGHMANHVRLARTVRTSRIRVVLTHRAGAYTGLTELEAWSDAPPPDESTRASDDLAFGAATSASFAAPGFPAADATDLRVAFSRYSRNRWSTVGSPNARDSLELDLGGPRDVETIEAYLWGDGDRVRAPRAMTVELWDAGQWHEARVVARSPERPATWAANTVRIAPARASRIRVTFTHDAPAATAVTELMVWGPARR from the coding sequence GTGCACGCGCAGGTCCTCGACAAGCGCGCCCAGCTCGCCCGCTACGACTGGCTCGACAACCGCGACTACGACTGGTTCGCCGAGCGCATCCCGTTCTTCGAGTCGCCGGAGCCTGAGCTCGACGCGACGTACTACTACCGGTGGGAGCTGCTCACGAAGCACCTCACCTACGGCGACCCGCGCACCGGCTACACGTTCACGGAGTTCATCGATCGCCCGTTCTGGTCGGGCGCGTACGGCGCGATCTCGTGCCCGTTAGGCCACCAGTTCGCCGAGGTGCGCTGGCTCAAGGACCGGCGCGTGATCGACGACTTCGCGCGCTACTGGTTCGAGACGCCGGGGGCGCAGCCGCGGAGCTACAGCAACTGGTACGGCGACGCGATGTGGGGCACGTTCGCGGTGCTCGGCGACACCGCGTTCCTGCATCGCGTGCTGCCGTACATGAAGCGTCAGTACGACGGCTGGGTCGCCGAGCGCTTCGACGCGGCGCACGGGCTGTTTCACTGGGACGGCCTGCACGACGGCATGGAGCGCAACATCAACAGCCGGCAGACCGACGACGTCGACGAGGGCGCCGACGGGTACCGCCCGACGCTGAACAGCTATCTGTTCGCCGACGCCCGCGCGATCTCGCGCGCGTCCGCGCTGTTCGGCGACAGCGCCACCGCGCGCCTGTTCGCCGAGCGCGCGGCGGCGATCAAGCGGCGCGTGCAGGAGGAGCTGTGGGACGCGCGGCGCGGGTTCTTCCTGCACCAGAACGCGCACGACGACCGCGACGGGCTGCGCGCGAAGGCGCGGACATACGACAGTGGCAAGTACGCCGGCAACCCGCACGGCCGAGAGCTGCTCGGCTACGTGCCGTGGCAGTTCTCGCTCCCCGACTCCGGCTACGAGCGCGCGTGGTGGTTCCTCATGGACACCGCGTACTTCGCCGCGCCCCATGGTCCGACGACCGCGGAGCGGCACGACCCGCTGTTCCTCGTCGCGCCGCGCTGCTGCCACTGGAGCGGCAACTCGTGGCCCTACGCGACGGCGCAGACGCTCGACGCGCTCGCGAACCTGCTGAACGACTACCACCAGTCGTACGTCACGAAGCGCGACTACGCGACGCTGCTGCGCACCTACGCGCGCACCCAGCGCAAGCAGGGACGCCCGTACGTGGCGGAGGCGGCGAACCCCGACGACGGCTCGTGGGCGGGACACGACACGTTCGATCACAGCGAGCACTACTTCCACTCGTCGTTCGTGGACCTCGTCGTGACGGGGCTCGTGGGCCTGCGCCCGCGTGCCGACGACACGCTGGAGGTGAACCCGCTCGCGCCCGACGAGTGGTTGCACTTCGCGCTCGACGACGTCGCGTACCACGGGCACCGCGTCTCGGTGCTGTGGGATCGCGACGGCTCGCGCTATCGCCGCGGCCGCGGGCTCGTGCTGCTCGTCGACGGCCGCGTCGCCGGGTCGCGCGCGACGTTAGGCCGCCTGTCCGTGCCCATCGCGCCGCCGCCGCCCGTGCCGCCGCCGCGCCCGCGCGTGAACGTCGCCGTGAACAACGGCCGCGGCGCGTGGCCGCTGGTCCGCGCGACCTTCAGCGCGCCCGACGCGCCGCCGTACGCGCTCGTCGACGGCACGTACCGCTACACCGTCTCGCCGCCGAACCGTTGGACCGACTCGGGCTCCACGCGGGCGCGCGAGTCGCTCGTGCTCGACTTCGGCGCCGAGCGCGCGATCGACGAGGTGACGGTGTACCTGCTGGACGACGGGGCGGGGAGCCGCGTGCGCGCGCCGGCGCGCTACGACGTCGAGACGTGGACCGGCGAGCGGTGGGTGCCGGCACCCGTGCGCGAGCGCGTGCCGGCGCGCCCCACGGGACACATGGCGAACCACGTGCGCCTCGCGCGCACGGTGCGCACGTCGCGCATCCGCGTCGTGCTGACGCACCGCGCCGGCGCGTACACCGGGCTCACGGAGCTCGAAGCATGGAGCGACGCGCCCCCGCCGGACGAGTCGACGCGCGCGAGCGACGATCTCGCGTTCGGCGCGGCGACGTCGGCGTCGTTCGCGGCGCCCGGCTTCCCGGCGGCCGACGCGACCGACCTGCGCGTCGCGTTCTCGCGCTACTCGCGCAACCGGTGGAGCACCGTCGGCTCGCCGAACGCGCGCGACTCGCTGGAGCTGGACCTCGGCGGCCCGCGCGACGTCGAGACGATCGAGGCGTACCTGTGGGGCGACGGCGATCGCGTGCGGGCGCCGCGCGCGATGACGGTGGAGCTGTGGGACGCGGGGCAGTGGCACGAGGCGCGGGTGGTCGCGCGGAGCCCCGAGCGACCGGCGACGTGGGCGGCGAACACGGTGCGCATCGCGCCGGCGCGCGCGTCGCGGATCCGCGTCACGTTCACGCACGATGCGCCGGCGGCGACCGCGGTCACGGAGCTCATGGTCTGGGGGCCCGCGCGCCGCTAG
- a CDS encoding fibronectin type III domain-containing protein, translated as MPNGLRRGALGALLTPAIAASAPAQTPAQTPAPTNPVAIQISPREIVLTWDTMPGVAEYRVYGLPTAGATTATKLLGRVPGTYPRFVAVVPVALAKVAQQYAVESADARGNVSVRVDFPAVTLATPTAVPPPPIGASAIATTTGDVQLSWTAAAGATAYEIMRAPYRQGFHMVCARCPGTSYVDRGVIPGESYEYSIAAANALGISTRVRTPPVTPGGKGVAGSGGGTPPPAPAQLAAVVSGATTMDLTWQASFGATSYQLRRILFCGSTDFSRTVTVGATPAAQQRFTDDLSAAVSSAACGGLTLAPRYALSATNALGASSPSTASGVLSTTVGGTSGTSGTSGSGTSGVGAGAASAPPPVGAPHAVIGTSSVSLSWRASPGATSYRIERAIGGGTWQLAATLAGNVTAMLDNLAGAAKLNPKYRITAVNAAGSSVPVAFP; from the coding sequence ATGCCTAACGGACTCCGACGGGGCGCGCTCGGCGCGCTCCTCACCCCGGCGATCGCCGCGAGCGCGCCGGCGCAGACGCCGGCGCAGACGCCGGCGCCGACGAACCCGGTGGCGATCCAGATCTCGCCGCGCGAGATCGTGCTCACCTGGGACACGATGCCCGGCGTCGCCGAGTACCGCGTGTACGGGCTGCCGACCGCCGGGGCGACGACGGCGACGAAGCTGCTCGGCCGCGTGCCCGGCACGTACCCGCGGTTCGTCGCCGTCGTGCCCGTCGCGCTCGCGAAGGTGGCGCAGCAGTACGCGGTGGAGAGCGCGGACGCGCGCGGCAACGTCTCGGTGCGCGTCGACTTCCCCGCCGTGACGCTCGCCACGCCGACGGCGGTGCCGCCGCCGCCCATTGGCGCGAGCGCGATCGCGACGACGACCGGCGACGTGCAGCTCTCCTGGACCGCCGCGGCCGGCGCGACGGCGTACGAGATCATGCGCGCGCCGTATCGACAGGGCTTTCACATGGTGTGCGCGCGCTGCCCGGGCACGAGCTACGTCGATCGCGGCGTGATCCCCGGCGAGTCGTACGAGTACTCCATCGCCGCGGCGAACGCGCTCGGCATCTCGACGCGCGTGCGCACGCCCCCCGTGACGCCGGGCGGCAAGGGCGTCGCCGGCTCGGGCGGCGGCACGCCGCCACCGGCGCCGGCACAGCTCGCGGCCGTCGTGTCGGGCGCGACGACGATGGATCTCACGTGGCAGGCGAGCTTCGGCGCGACGTCGTACCAGCTGCGGCGCATCCTGTTCTGCGGCTCGACCGACTTCTCGCGCACCGTCACGGTCGGCGCGACGCCCGCCGCGCAGCAGCGCTTCACCGACGACCTGTCCGCCGCCGTCTCGAGCGCCGCATGCGGCGGCCTCACGCTCGCGCCGCGCTACGCGCTGTCGGCGACCAACGCCCTCGGCGCGTCGTCGCCGTCGACCGCGAGCGGCGTGCTCTCGACGACCGTAGGCGGCACGAGCGGCACGAGCGGCACCAGCGGCTCGGGCACGAGCGGCGTTGGTGCGGGTGCCGCGAGCGCGCCGCCGCCGGTCGGCGCTCCGCACGCGGTGATCGGCACCAGCTCCGTGTCGCTGAGCTGGAGGGCGTCGCCCGGCGCGACGAGCTACCGCATCGAGCGCGCGATCGGTGGAGGGACCTGGCAGCTCGCCGCCACGCTCGCCGGCAACGTCACCGCCATGCTCGACAACCTCGCGGGCGCGGCGAAGCTGAACCCGAAGTACCGCATCACGGCAGTGAACGCTGCGGGGAGCTCGGTACCGGTCGCGTTTCCATGA
- a CDS encoding TolB family protein: protein MLLPIALAVVALGACDTGGPQIPEPPGPEQPTTPSQPSTPQQPTTPTPPTTGTTGAAAPPGTIAYARGGAIRLVNADGSSDRALWQVPNASLAATIGGLAWRPDGTELAFSSDHEMATSWYERDIYVVSADGARLRRLTNAPALDALATFPKGTVTVRVQNLTGDAGPYFVYVLGAPAPQQVTIPAASSRALTFTNVADLGNVAQPVVVINGTNRWFGDAVADVQGGRSVDAGSLVVTAFGGIPHYGADVPFWRADGQRVGFIGSPTCNLMQVAATPPAGPSQSRLLDPAVFGATCAVDWGPTAATADQIVYVDERRFVDAGEVQFFRVAESARSAGSPLLTVGRYPRITDVRWLPDGSGFLFARTNDLLDQAVNIHEYVFATKAERQITNFTGSFVRQFSVSPDGQQIAFERVTDLKGPSDLWVVRRDGTGARLLVRDARAPAWNPRLR from the coding sequence ATGCTCCTTCCCATCGCGCTCGCGGTCGTCGCGCTCGGCGCCTGCGACACCGGCGGGCCGCAGATCCCCGAGCCGCCGGGCCCCGAGCAGCCGACGACACCGTCGCAGCCGTCGACGCCGCAGCAGCCCACGACGCCCACGCCGCCGACCACGGGGACGACGGGCGCCGCGGCGCCGCCGGGCACCATCGCCTACGCGCGCGGCGGCGCGATCCGCCTCGTGAACGCCGACGGGTCGAGCGACCGCGCGCTGTGGCAGGTGCCTAACGCGTCGCTCGCCGCGACGATCGGCGGGCTCGCCTGGCGCCCCGACGGCACCGAGCTCGCGTTCTCGAGCGACCACGAGATGGCGACGTCGTGGTACGAGCGGGACATCTACGTCGTCTCCGCCGACGGCGCGCGGCTGCGCCGGCTGACGAACGCGCCCGCGCTCGACGCGCTCGCGACGTTCCCGAAAGGCACCGTCACGGTGCGCGTGCAGAACCTCACCGGCGACGCGGGGCCGTACTTCGTCTACGTCCTCGGCGCGCCGGCGCCGCAGCAGGTCACCATCCCGGCGGCGTCGTCGCGGGCGCTCACGTTCACGAACGTCGCCGATCTCGGGAACGTCGCGCAGCCGGTCGTCGTCATCAACGGCACGAACCGCTGGTTCGGCGACGCGGTGGCCGACGTGCAGGGCGGCCGCTCGGTGGATGCGGGATCGCTCGTCGTCACCGCGTTCGGCGGTATCCCGCACTACGGCGCGGACGTCCCGTTCTGGCGCGCCGACGGACAGCGCGTCGGATTCATCGGCTCGCCGACGTGCAATCTCATGCAGGTCGCCGCGACGCCGCCCGCGGGGCCGTCGCAGTCGCGCCTCCTCGACCCGGCGGTCTTCGGCGCCACGTGCGCCGTCGACTGGGGGCCGACCGCCGCGACGGCGGATCAGATCGTGTACGTCGACGAGCGCAGGTTCGTCGACGCCGGCGAGGTGCAGTTCTTCCGCGTCGCCGAGAGCGCGCGCTCCGCGGGAAGCCCGCTGCTCACCGTCGGCCGCTACCCGCGCATCACCGACGTTCGCTGGCTTCCCGACGGCAGCGGCTTCCTGTTCGCGCGGACGAACGATCTGCTCGACCAGGCGGTGAACATCCACGAGTACGTCTTCGCCACGAAGGCGGAGCGGCAGATCACGAACTTCACCGGCTCGTTCGTGCGACAGTTCTCGGTCTCACCGGACGGGCAGCAGATCGCGTTCGAGCGCGTGACGGATCTCAAGGGTCCGTCCGACCTGTGGGTCGTGCGACGCGACGGCACCGGCGCGCGGCTGCTCGTGCGCGACGCGCGCGCCCCGGCCTGGAACCCGCGCCTCCGCTGA
- a CDS encoding tetratricopeptide repeat protein, producing MRARAVDAYDRLRARLAREYELRPDASITALAEDLARRASAPETLTPETLTPETPAPEMSTPSEPRAARSQVRPAAPRASRSRVRAAGVLAAVGLVALGLAARRAPRTPPSTTTTPVVAVVPIDVAAADTALQWLSAGLPQLIVARLSRADGMEVVTPAQVRAVLRRGELGSAPLTAKQLRAVGRAVGASFVVSGTVERGATGMVLGLAVHDAATGRLVRADVVADSGVIALADRATVRLLDVVGVRPTGPRLADLETSSVEAYHHFVRFNEIVYERADEASAELDAAIALDSGFTSAVLARLARAYADNDGAVIDALTAVLHRRAGRIPERDRVEWQARQAMLAGDVAGSEAASRLLVARYPRDPRGYEMLATVLDNAGRWDARARALESLLALDSLGIEAGRGPCTSCTAYSSLTEVRLALGDWDGAERAARRWTVVAPEMHAAWTNLALVHAYRGRHDLALEAMRRAISLAPDEPGVRMAWGWVLVMARRLDDADTAIASWRASGVRALQVQAEDLASVVLRERGQFRASTEAIARAEATYPELAYLELVRANGLARAGDCAAAVRAYERVHGAGAAEPPPGGPSRAFAWHHALLADAVADTPCARDGWLRALADSIERIGARSYFGRDWVLHHHVRGLVAMRAGDWPEAERQLRRARWRVADGWTSTSIALARTQLALGRPLDAVATLRDAYAIRPDAVGRYVPRTEIDHYMALAFRRAGMADSAALYAAYVRRAWAHADPALRTLSLER from the coding sequence ATGCGCGCGCGCGCGGTCGACGCGTACGACCGACTGCGCGCGCGGCTCGCGCGCGAGTACGAGCTGCGCCCGGATGCGTCGATCACCGCACTCGCGGAGGATCTCGCGCGCCGCGCGTCGGCGCCGGAGACGCTCACGCCGGAGACGCTCACGCCGGAGACGCCGGCCCCGGAGATGTCGACGCCGAGCGAGCCGCGCGCGGCACGATCGCAGGTGCGGCCGGCCGCCCCACGGGCGTCGCGGTCGCGCGTGCGCGCCGCGGGGGTCCTCGCCGCGGTGGGGCTCGTCGCACTCGGGCTCGCGGCCCGCCGCGCACCGCGCACGCCGCCGTCCACGACGACCACGCCGGTCGTCGCGGTCGTGCCGATCGACGTGGCCGCGGCGGACACCGCGCTCCAGTGGCTGTCCGCGGGGCTGCCGCAGCTCATCGTGGCCAGGCTGTCGCGGGCCGACGGGATGGAGGTCGTGACGCCCGCGCAGGTGCGCGCGGTGCTGCGCCGCGGCGAGCTCGGATCGGCCCCGCTGACGGCGAAGCAGCTCCGCGCCGTGGGGCGCGCGGTCGGCGCATCGTTCGTCGTCAGCGGCACCGTGGAGCGCGGCGCCACGGGCATGGTGCTCGGCCTCGCCGTGCACGACGCGGCGACCGGGCGGCTCGTGCGCGCCGACGTCGTCGCCGACTCCGGGGTGATCGCGCTCGCCGACCGCGCCACCGTCCGGCTGCTCGACGTCGTGGGCGTGCGCCCGACCGGGCCGCGGCTGGCCGACCTCGAGACGTCGAGCGTGGAGGCGTACCACCACTTCGTGCGCTTCAATGAGATCGTCTACGAGCGCGCCGACGAGGCGAGCGCGGAGCTCGACGCCGCGATCGCGCTCGACTCCGGGTTCACGAGCGCCGTGCTCGCGCGGCTGGCGCGCGCGTACGCCGACAACGACGGCGCGGTCATCGACGCGCTGACCGCGGTGCTGCATCGGCGGGCGGGTCGCATCCCCGAGCGCGACCGCGTGGAGTGGCAGGCGAGGCAGGCGATGCTCGCGGGCGACGTCGCGGGCAGCGAGGCGGCGTCGCGGCTGCTCGTCGCGCGCTACCCTCGCGACCCGCGCGGCTACGAGATGCTCGCCACGGTCCTCGACAACGCCGGCCGGTGGGACGCGCGGGCCCGCGCGCTCGAGTCGCTGCTCGCGCTCGACTCGCTCGGCATCGAGGCGGGGCGCGGCCCGTGCACGTCGTGCACCGCGTACTCGTCGCTCACCGAGGTGCGGCTCGCCCTCGGCGACTGGGACGGCGCGGAGCGGGCGGCGCGGCGCTGGACGGTCGTCGCGCCGGAGATGCACGCGGCGTGGACGAACCTCGCGCTGGTGCACGCGTACCGCGGCCGACACGATCTCGCGCTCGAGGCGATGCGCCGCGCGATCTCGCTCGCGCCCGACGAGCCGGGCGTGCGCATGGCGTGGGGCTGGGTGCTCGTCATGGCGCGTCGACTCGACGACGCCGACACCGCGATCGCGAGCTGGCGGGCGAGCGGCGTGCGCGCGCTGCAGGTGCAGGCGGAAGACCTCGCGAGCGTCGTGCTGCGCGAGCGCGGCCAGTTCCGCGCGTCGACGGAGGCGATCGCGCGGGCCGAGGCCACGTATCCGGAGCTCGCGTATCTCGAGCTCGTGCGCGCGAACGGGCTCGCGCGCGCCGGCGACTGCGCGGCCGCGGTCCGCGCGTACGAGCGCGTGCACGGCGCCGGCGCCGCGGAGCCGCCCCCCGGCGGCCCGTCGCGCGCGTTCGCCTGGCACCACGCGCTGCTCGCCGACGCGGTCGCCGATACGCCGTGCGCCCGCGACGGGTGGCTGCGCGCGCTCGCCGACAGCATCGAGCGCATCGGGGCGCGGAGCTACTTCGGGCGCGACTGGGTGCTGCACCACCACGTGCGCGGCCTCGTCGCGATGCGCGCCGGCGACTGGCCGGAAGCGGAGCGGCAGCTGCGGCGGGCCCGCTGGCGCGTCGCCGACGGGTGGACGAGCACGTCGATCGCGCTCGCGCGCACCCAGCTCGCGCTCGGCCGGCCGCTCGACGCGGTGGCGACGCTGCGCGACGCGTACGCCATCCGCCCCGACGCCGTGGGCCGCTACGTGCCGCGGACCGAGATCGACCATTACATGGCGCTCGCGTTCCGGCGCGCCGGGATGGCCGACAGCGCGGCGCTGTACGCCGCGTACGTGCGGCGGGCCTGGGCGCACGCCGACCCCGCGCTGCGCACCCTGTCGCTCGAGCGCTGA
- a CDS encoding CcdC family protein, producing the protein MQFPRLLLPLFGGVAAVGGAVVILAWRVREQQRPVTARSILIPPLGMSTGFCMFLVPIFRVPWTWALGAFVLGALVLSYPLVHTSRLTRTGDVVMLTRSRAFLAILVGLVVLRLALRGYVEHLVSHTQTAGLFFILAFGMIVRWRVGMYLEYRRLMETRPVPSSPQRSLP; encoded by the coding sequence ATGCAGTTCCCGCGTCTCCTCCTCCCACTGTTCGGCGGCGTCGCCGCCGTCGGCGGCGCCGTGGTCATCCTCGCGTGGCGCGTGCGCGAGCAGCAGCGCCCCGTCACCGCGCGCAGCATCCTGATCCCGCCGCTCGGCATGAGCACGGGGTTCTGCATGTTCCTCGTGCCGATCTTCCGCGTGCCGTGGACGTGGGCGCTCGGCGCGTTCGTGCTCGGCGCGCTCGTGCTGTCGTATCCGCTCGTGCACACGTCGCGGCTCACGCGCACGGGCGACGTCGTCATGCTCACGCGCTCGCGCGCGTTCCTCGCGATCCTCGTCGGGCTCGTCGTGCTGCGGCTCGCGCTGCGCGGCTACGTGGAGCACCTCGTGTCGCACACCCAGACCGCGGGGCTGTTCTTCATCCTCGCGTTCGGGATGATCGTGCGATGGCGCGTGGGGATGTACCTCGAGTACCGCCGCCTCATGGAAACGCGACCGGTACCGAGCTCCCCGCAGCGTTCACTGCCGTGA